In Hyperolius riggenbachi isolate aHypRig1 chromosome 1, aHypRig1.pri, whole genome shotgun sequence, the genomic window CTTGGTAAAAATATTGATGACCATCGATAATACAGTCAATGCTGTTGTGAGGGAAGTACCAGAGAAAAGTGCAGTGAAAGTAAGCATATGTGTGCATTCTGTTAAGTTTGATCAAACAGAAATTTGATTATCAGGTTTGTCAACCTACCATGAGATTCTGATTCAATGctgactttttttccccaaaggACAGGACATCCCTGAGACATTATATTTTATCTCTTATTGGTGTGGTTATAAATTACTGGCTGCTCTGACACACAATGCAGCGTATTCACTAAATAGATGAGACATTGGCAAGCAGCTGCTACTCTCCTTTGAAGTGAACAGGCTTCTTATCCCTGAATGTGGAAAATGTATTAGTTTGTATTAAAAGTTAATAGTTTGTAAAGTGGCAACTTTGTAAATAACCAGAAGCTCCACTTTAACATTCTGTAAACGAttggttacattttttttcagtaatttCAGTACATCATAAATTCAATACATCTTTCAATTTGGTCCTCTTGAAATCCAATGGCCTCATGTGACATGTAATTGTTTTCATTGGATCCTGAAACTGTTgtctaaatattgtttttttacagGGACTTTGTTATGGTGTCTGCCCCTCACAACTGCTTTTCAAGGCAGTGGATTAGAAGCATACGTTTAAAAGAAGCGCCTAGTAATTGGGGTGCTGGATGATGATGATACTTAAAATATCAGCAATGTTACCAGTAATCTACTATCAGCTTCtttaaccagggccgggccgaggcataggctggagaggctccagcctcagggcgcagtgtaggagggggcgcacaattcattcagctgtcattcctaattgtgtttgaagcagaaagaaataagaaaaggggatacatagcagtgactgcaagccagataactagatattaatgtggtggggaggttgtgggccctgtggcacctcttagtctaatagcaatcagtgtgtgacggctggggtggcagggatggaggggcgcactttggtgtctcagccttgggtgctggaggaccttgtcccgcctctgtcttTAACCTATACATCACTCTcaccctcccctacctacacctaatactaacctccaccCTTCCTACTTCTAACCCTAATCAATAGAGTGTGCATTGCTCAGCCAATGTGGGGCTAATTAATTGCCGAATCCAGGGTGCCTGATTACTCACCCCCTACAACGCCTCCACCAGGGTACAAAGTTTGGTTACATGATAGCTGAACTCTGTGCGCTGCTTACTATTCTCCAGTTCAGTTACATAAAAACTGAGCTTACTGACTCCCACCACTATACAGAGTTTGGCTACTTGTTAGCCATACTCTGTGTGTTGCCACATCCTGATCACTGGTGCTGCCTCCGTCATTAGCCGGAGGTCAGCTATATAATAGCCAACTCCTTTGTCTCTGGTGCTTAAATTACTCAATCCGTGCTGCCATAGCTATGGCTGTGTCCAAATTACGTATTTTGAGTAACATCCTTTGTAGCCACACCTTAGATCTCCTCTGGTTGTGACTACATAAACTCCTTGTGGTATTCACCTCATATGGCTCACCAACAGTGTCCACTCCACATAGGTCTACTTACAAAGCAAAAGGCTGCAAGAAAGAATTAACTGGTCACACAGGCAATGTCAGTGGACAGCTGGAAGGGAATAATCTGTAGTGTCAAAGGTAACAGAATCAGCAAGTACTCCTATTGGTTTAAGCAGTAAGAGGTAGTTTATTTCCAACGTTTCAGAGTCACCCAGGGCCCTTTTCTCAAGGCAATAGTTATTCCAGATGACAGCAACACCCTAGTTCTGAAAAGCACTACAATTTCAAGCAATGTGCATAGCACAGTTTTCAGCAGTAAAATGTGACATTTTATTGTTGTCAACTTTGCTATGCACATTACTTGAACGTGGGGTGTTACTATCACCTGGTGTTACTATTACTTTGAGAAAGGGGTCTTGAGTGGCTCCAAAACAATTTTCACCACTGACCACTTAAATCATGGGCAGTGGTTGATGATTCTTTTACTTTTGATGATATATGAGTGGTGCCAGTTTTGAAGCATCCCAAAACCTAGGCATTATGCTGAATGGTAAGTGAAAAACTACTTTAGCATGAATCTGTAGTGTTTCGCTGTGTGCTACTACAGTGAGGATGAGGGCACTCACATTGCAGGAGTTTACAATGGATTTATGCATCCAAGCCCAGGCTCTAAAACCATTATGTATAGTATCACAAAATCTTTGatctttattattaatattaacaGATATTCACCAATTACCGGATGTAGGGAAGCAGACAGCCAAATACTACACTTACACTTTAGCAATGGGGCATGGAGTGACATTTTCCACAGAATCTTTTACCTTTTTCTCCATATATTCCATGTTATTTGGTGCAGTAGTAGGGCCTTCATCAAAGGTTATAGCATCTGGGCTTTTTGTTGGGAGTTGAAGACCACCTGAAGccatcactatttctccattcatTTGGGGAACAAGACATCCAAAAGTCTGTGAATGAGACAAGTACAGAACAATAAGTAACTGAACACAATATGATTTTCTGCACTTGTGAACAGTGCCAGAATGGACATATGCTAATTATCATAGAGATCATAGTTTTTCTTATTATATCAGCCTTTacatataaatacatttaaacaaaATTAAACTGGAGGTGACAAACTTACTATATACAATTGCTTCCCCTCATAAGGTGTGTACAAAACTGTGAccaatccccttgggtgacatcgctaggccaggctgtacagatgcaaagTCAGTTGTATAGCTGAGGAATGCGTTCTGATGCTATGCaaggcataggcaaacgcagggggggattacagctgcccagaatcccccctcagaccagggccagtgcagtgtctggggacaggcacaagttgagacaccagaatatcggcAGGTATCCTACGGCTCACAGCACTGCACCCTTTCTTTcccagctacagttgactttggatggagcagcaacgtgtgtacgcagcatggagcagcagtgtgtgtacaaagcatagagcagctctggggaacttaacagagtcaggtatgagcacagccttgtgccctgctgtgtgcatGCTTCATTTTcctcttcattagcaatgtcggctgtcctcattattatctgtatccaaacttctcctgatcaatcccattgtcgatcgggagcagatcggacatttagcaaataattgtcagatcctgtcagtcggatggaaaaaatgcattatgtgtacccagcatgacatcctactatattattatattatattgtgcgtggctgagggagacattTCAGGAATCCCCGCccctgaaaatcctgggtttgcccctgcaagGGGGGATGGAGATGGAGGGACCACATTGCATTGCATTCGTGACGTCAAGCAGCAGGTGGGGAAGTGGCGTGAACAAAAGAATCGGAAGTTGCTGAGGTGAGTTGATGTGTGGGGTGGATAGTTTGTGGGTCACCCATCAAGGGCTACTGTTCAGGAGATCGTTATCATTATTGCCCcctcagctgactttaatcaagcgtgtgtatggggctataCTGAGACTTCCTTCTTGTTGGAATCAATATACAACACAGAAGTTCTGCATAGGTTTTGGTTTCCAACATACCAATAACAATATCTTTgtggaaaagatataataaagagACTACATAATCTGACCCCTACAATATGCATATGATTTTTTCATGAACATGCATATTCATTGAACAGGCAAGTATATTGTGTTACGTACATTGTATGAAGTACACAGTAAAATATACAGTAGGTATTAGGGATGAGTGAAAACACCTCTGGCTGTCTCTTGAGAATTTCCTCGAACCTTGGGTGGTACCCGAGCCCCCATACAAGTTATCAAGCTATAATTGCCAAAATAGCTAGGAGGTAGTgggaatgggaagggggggggaggggttaaaaaAGGCCTTGTAGTATTTTTGAAATGCGGTTGAAGGACACATAATATCTACCCATCAGTATTGAACATTTGCATATATCCCCAGAAACATCAGTGGATTTCCTAAGCAAGTTGTAAAACTTTTGCTGAGGATCACTGTACAGTTGCAATACAGAGGCGTCACGTCACCCGAGCACACTCCTAGGCCTGTGCAGTTACAGTCTTagtgaactgtgcatgtgcagaatgctcccagccaagaATGCGCAGTGGAGTGAGGGCAACTGAGGAATTCACTGGAGCTGACTGTGAGACAATGAAGCGGCCCGTGAGGAcagtgggctgaaggaagccccatgtaagtccaCGTAAGTATAAATCTTGGGCTCTATTTTGTTTCAGGTAAACCTCAATGGACACATTTTATGTGATTAGTTTGGCAACTACCTGTTCCATTGGAGGATGGTTTCCAATCTGTTTTGGCAAAGTTGGAGCAGGTTGCTGCTGTGCTGGATACATGGAAAAAACTGGCACCTGTCACAACAGTTGGAAGGACATTGGTTTCATTAAAGCAGAATTTAAGGGCATAGCAAAGCACATTCACCTGGTAAATAAACAGTTATAAATGTTTGCAAATTAAAGTTTACATTTTTTAATAGTATTTTGAAATGGAGCCATATGCAGTAagttttcaaatactgccacctcCAGTATTACTAGACTGGATGAGTGGGTGTTACATCACAGATTAGTCATTTAATGCcctattaaccagctgagcggtctggacgagctcagctcgtccaacaccgccagcggctgccgctcaggccctgctgggccgattttaatgaaataaaaagcagcacacgcagccggcactttgccagccgcgtgtgctgcctgatcgccgccgctctgcggcgattcgccgcgagcagcggcgaaagagggtccccccagccgcctgagcccagcgtagccggaacaaaaagttccggccagcgctaagggctggatcggaggcggctgacgtcaggacgtcggctgacgtcgatgacgtcactccgctcgtcgctatggcgacgatataagcaaaacaaggaaggccgctcattgcggccttccttgtttattctgggcgccggaggcgatcggaagatcgcctccggagcgccctctagtgggctttcatgcagccaactttcagttggctgcatgaaatagttttttttttatttaaaaaaaaccctcccgcagccaccctggcgatttaatcagaacgccagggtggttagcaCAGATATAAAACAAGAAGTGTCCTAAGCTTCTGCAGTACTGTCCCAATTATGATGATTTGGCATTGGGTTTAGTTATATAAAGTAACCCTTTACTGAATTGACATGCTAAACCTTGCCCTCCCTTATGTGGCACACTAACTGTAGGTATAGTCAGCGCTATCCATGTTCTGTATTATTGTAGTGGATATCAACTTGGTCACTGAGCTTGACCTGGATATAGTGTATGTCTCCTCCCCTTTTCACCCATATTGTAACATCACTCCCCTGCCACATTCCTGTCACTATTCTGgcaaggggaagggggggttgtCATAATGTGGACGCAAGGTTTGAAATGGTGACTATTTTAATTTTTGGCAACCACACTGATTGTCAGGGAGCTTGCCAGTAAGGGATACTTCACAATACCAACAGGTACATATCTGCTGTCACTACCTATCTATTACTACCATTCTTTTACTACTTGCTGATCACCACTCCCTGTTGCTACTTGCCAATGATTTTCTGCTGTCACtacctacctatcactacctgcctaaaCATCAAAACAGAGATACAGAGTTCATATTCTGTATTGCGCTACATCCATTAATTATGTAGCTATTTTGGTCATAAGAGCAAGGATTGCACTATCCATTGTCTGCCAATTTGTAGATCTTTTTGAATTACAAGAGGACTTTCATTTTTGACCTTTTACATAAAGACTTCAGTCATTGCCATTAGAAGGCTTACTAATAtctcacaattttttttcttttcaaaaaaaGTACAAGAATAAAATTCACCTGAAAAATATACATGATTACACAAGAATAAAGTTTGACCTGGGAGCAGCTAGCCATTAAGTAGAGGGGTGCAGTTGGGTGCATTTATGCCTTTAAGATGCTCTGCACACCTTGCTGAAAGTCTGGTTCAGGATGCAGCCTGGTTCTGGATGCACTGCCATATCTCTCTGCTGTGTAAGAATTAAGTCCTACCATGGCAAATTTAAGGCGTAGTTTTGCACCCATCCTGAAATAAAGTCTGTTTGGCCACAAATTGATTTCATTACCTGTCTAAATCTAAGGTTGGACAcaaaacatacagacacacaaaaGCAGATCAAGAATCATAATAATAGCAGTTACATTTCTAATACCTGTCCTTGTTTCTGAGGAATACCATATGACACCACATAAGACATGACCTGCACATACAAAAGTAATGAAACACATGAAAATATGATAATGTTCTACATTTATAACCTCTTCCCATAGATGGCACAAAAACATCTCTAGGACTACACCCCCTCTTTTAAACTTTCATCCTTTATCTATTAGATTTGCCCCTATCTTTCTCACATTCGAAAAGCGCACAAAACCTACACCTTCAAACGTACCCACCTACCTTCCTATTCATCCTAAACTTTTAGCACTAAGAGGACGCAGCCCTATTTCCCTCGCTATTGTAATGCATGTTTCTTcacctgtttttgtttttagctCAATTAAGCAGGGTTCTCTTCTCCACCTGTGTCACAGTTATTACTTGCAAATGTATATCTTGTAGCCCGTTGTATTTATTATATGGTACTACATAATGTATTAGTTAAATATAGTACAGTAATGATAATAAATACAGATCTGCATCTATTTCATAAAATGTTAGCAATAATGGCCCTGTGGTTTATTTTCAAAATTTTGAACATGGCCATACATTGCACACTTACCTAAACAGTCTGATCAAAATATTCTCAGTTGGCCCTCATACAAAAGATGTGTGGTAAGAATGGTGTATGGCTACCTAAAACTACTGGTGACATAGTATCTGACCATGTTCCATTTTCCTCACCTTGACTAGCAACATCCATACTCCAACACCCCACAACCCACAGCACTTAAGTATTAAATAACCTTATTAATATAAGTcatgccctcattcattctactccaATTACTGGTGCCCTGTAGAATGCCCGTTCAGCCAAGAACTCAAAACCTTTATTTATGTCAAATTCTGAATGGACCTAATGTACACACGACCATAGATACTGTGTACATGTAATAAGCTGCATACTTACTTGGTTTGGTTGCTGCTGATTTTGTGCAGTGGGATCTAGCAGTACAGACTGTGTGCCAACGTTTGGTAGGGATACCTGATTTGGTAGCTGTGCAGCCAAGCCAGTGCGTGCGCCAAAAGGAAGTTGTGGCAATCCTGCAATTTTTTGCTGTAACTGTGGTTTATACATGCCTGGTAGCAGTACATTTATAGCTCCTGCCTGTACGAGATAGATGACTTTATGTTAGGATTCATACTATATACTGTATGCACCACCATAAATAATTATGCCATCAGTGTTTGATTTTGAATTCAGTTCAAGCCGTAAATGCTTGCTGCTCAATTAATTCTAGATACATTTCTGAAGAAATCTATTGAGACAGTATTTGCAGTGTGGTGTAGGAATCTCTATCTGATTCACTTTACATCAGGGATGGAACAATTGGCTTGGCATATTAGGCCATCATTTTAGTATCATTCTGATTGGTTACTTTGAGTGTCCAAACACTTTGTAAAATAAAGACAGTAGAGTAATGTGAAAAAAAGATATTTGCTGATTGGTGGGCAGGATTGTACAAGGAAGAGTGCTATATTTCATCAGGGACATGTAAATACGTGTATTGCACATCATAGATACGCACTGTGGTTCAGAGGTCTAGAATTACAGGATTCATATTAGCTATTTACATGAGCCTATATTGCATCCATCTAGCCACTAACATTTACATAAACATAGCAGAGTGCAAAGCAATCAGAATAAAAGCGTAGGCAGAGTAGGCAGCGTGAACGGTTATATTACATTTGTACTTGTCATTTGTAAAATGCACATTTCTGCACTGTTTTCCCTACCTTAGTGGCCCTTTGATCAAGACAGTTTTTCAAACGTTCTCAGATGTAGAAAGTATAGAAAGTATAGTCTAACAACCATCAGTAAAGGTTTATATATGTGGATCTGCACCTCCTACTCTAGAGGGGAAAAATAGCAACTGGCTGAAATACACattcactaaactttatcaaacactttaccgaacatttgataatttacctcatgggtaaactctcattttgaattcactaaggtgttatatatttatcaaatgttttatcgataaaatgttcaataaatctataacaccttcgtgaattcaaaatgagattttacccatgaggtaaatgatcAAAGTTTGGAAAAGTGTttcataaagcttagtgaattgaggccaaagtgtgtCTGAACATGGCTTGACTTATGATGTATACAGTAGTGATTCCTCTGTGCTTCACTCAAAGTATCACAAAAAGCTACTATTGAAAAATGCGTATCTCAAAAAAGTGTAAACTGAGATCCCAGCCAATGGGAGATAATATAGAGATTTCATCCATGTAGTTATATGTTTGTACTCTTTTTGTTGAACCTGAATTAAACGGAAACGGCTATTTAGCCGCAAGAAGAAATGGACGCGCAGGCGCCGTGCCTGAATTTATCGTTTTTTGTAACGGCTATGAttcggtagctgcccccagtttcggttagattaggtagctgacctcAGTTTAGGTGaggtagataagtaggtgccccctcgtaatggagggggagccgcagggagggcagcccgacctctccctccccttctctcccctcGCCGCCTTGCTCCCCTCTCGGACTCAGAGTAAATGCACACAGGGAAGCGATGTAAATACCTACCTCACCTCCAATTGCCGacggtcttctcctctctgcatagccgatATACACACGCTTttcagcgtgtgtacagcggctatgcagagaggagaagaccggcggcgagtgagcggcaattGGAGGTGAGATTTACATCACTTCCCTGTGCACATTACTCTGAGTCCgagaggggagcatggagggcggcgcggggagagagggggagggtgaagtcgggctgccctccctgctcccccccccccccatattacaCTAAACACTAAACATACGCCCATATTACACTAAACGTACGCACATAGCCGCTatataggaagggagaggtcgcgGTACATTATACGGCAATCAACCGGCTATCAACCATGAACGTTGCCGTGACACATGAGATTTACGGCAACACACGCGTCCATTTCTAACTGCGGCCAGTATTCTCGTACCGGAATTAAAGTGtccctgaactattgcacaggacagaaggaaaacatagagaaatgcaccctgcatatatttagagagtttagcctgtctaattgccccttatctgtgtctaatcacaagttgtaatttgatctctccctggtgtcacctgactgccacagcagataagctcatttgaaagcacaggctgtaaacaatatgtctgcttccatgaatcaggaagtataaacagtgcagatttattttaggatttgtatcagctgtaaaaaagaaatgtttttgttagaAGGTTATTGTGCtattgtgcatcttttagagcagagaggacattctgagttaagGTCCGTTTTAAGTTACCTGGGGAATGTTTGCATTAACTAGTCCCAGCAgcacctaaagaaaaaaaaacatacaaaatttGAGTCACTAATAGATTAGATCACACTACAAGTAACATTCAGTTTGTAAGTAAACCAGTCATACCTCATTGCTGTTACTTGCCGACAGAAGCCGTTGTGCCACCAGCTGAATGAGAGTTAAAAAACAGCACAGTTGTTGAAGGAAATAGAAATATAAGCAAAAAGCATCATTGTCCTCATGCAATATAGAATACCAAACTTATATAAGCCATAACGCAGAGCAAATATGCATAAATaataattacatgtattttacaatcagACATGTATTTTGTCTTGATAAAGCTGTGCAGCTTATTTGAACTaaatggccatatgcaattcgaggtGATAAGAAGCTCAAAACATGTAAGTATCTTATCACCTTATGTTGCTCAGTATCTACCAGCCAATTCAATTTCCTGCTTCACCTGAGCAATGTCCAAACAAAAAGtgcataactcaggcgaatactagcTATTCACCTTAGTAATGCTTCTCTGTCCCATTCCATGGCGACCGATGTGGAGCAGAGCATTTGTACTGTGTAGCTGTACATCAGCACcacagcatagttacatagttacatagttatttgggttgaaaaaaagacatacgtccatcgagttaaaccagagaaagtacaacaccagcctgctccctcacatatccctgttgatccagcacTGCTGCCTTGTTCCCCTGGGAGAGATTTAATCACCTGACATTCCCCTCGAGAGCCAGCAGGCTCCCAACCACTTACTGGACGCTCGCTGCAGTATGCAAAGTACTGCTGGTATTGTCGTTCTCCGTCAACTCCTGTCGCCCTGCACCCACTGGGACCGCCAAAGCTGGTCTCCTTTTTTTATCTAACAATGGAGccccagcaaaagcatctttgaaattTCCACTGGGGCCGTCCATTTGTCTACTAGGTGGACCAAGGAGAATCATCCTGTGAATCCCATAGGGCCCAAAGAGTTTTTGTTTCATTGACCTGAAGAGCTCTTTTATTCAATTTACTAAGGGTGCACATTTTGAGATTTTAATACCATTCATTGGATAGTTTTAAAAGATTCATAGAGTAAGCTTTCAATCCAACTGGATTTCTTGAGACTCTGTATTCTTATGTTGAGTCTGAAGGAGACATATGAGATTGAAAGCCTCCTCTCTGAATCTTTTACAATTAGCCAATAATCAGCCAATAAAtatcatcctgtttcaaaactTCAATTCTGTATCAATAGATGTCCTCATTTGACGGATACAGAAAATGCCATGTGggaaagtaaaggtggccatacactggtcgatgtgccattagatcgaccagctgacagatccctatctgatcgaatctgatcagagagggatcgtatggctgcctttactgcaaacagattgtgaatcgatttcagcctgaaaccgattcaccatctgctgagctgctcctgccgcctgtccccccccccccccgtatacattacctgatgctggctccgggtcctcttctccgcattgcacggctctgttccggctccatcccggcgcttcctgtgttactccgtgaccaggaagttcaaatagagcgccctctatttgaacttcctggtcactgcagtgacacaggaagcgccaggatggatggagccggaacagagccgtgcagcgcggagaagacgcccgggagccagcctcaggtaatgtatacctgatcggatcggccgccgctagcgacgcgcactttacccgcgggcgatcgagggtaatttcccgcacggcgcgatcgacggaccgatccgatttcgggaggaaatcggatcggcggctgcgtttaccgtgaaacgattggcagcagattcgatcccaggatcgaatctgctgtcgaaacggccgcgaatcgagccagtgtatggcctgcttaagggtGGGGGGAGTATAAGGATTGCACACTAATCTTTACATTAGCAACAAAGAGGCTTCTGCTTATCTCAGGAGGACACAAAAGAAAATAGGTGAAATGATGTTTGCAAGTTAACACCAAACAGAACCAAAAAGTTATTATGAACTTACTGGCAGAGCAAGCGATGGGCCAAAAATGTGAGCAAGGATCAGGAAAACCTTCATTTTTAGGATAATCTAAACAGGAGAATATTATACTTTACACACTGCTATTTAGCTAACTTAGCTTTAGATATAATAGCATAAATACTGCAATTATCCACATGCCTAAGGTTATTGGTTCTACATGCTGCAGAGCAGAAAGCTTTACACAACATTTAGGACAGTTCCAAAACAGAGCTAGTTTTGTATTTTAGGGCTACCTTAATTTAACCATaaacaatacttttttttattttgtttgaaaTATGGAAATATTCTGCAATTGATAACAATTTTCATTTTCCCCATTTTGTAATATCATTGTTTTACAATGACATGGGATGGGCCATTTTGTTGCATGTGGCTGCTGTTCTTGCCTTCCAGGCCCCACCAAAAAacaccagattttttttcccattgtgtGTTTGGATTTGACGCCCTAACAATGTCAAATATTTTGATGTCTTTGGTTGACCTGCCTGAAAATCACACCCAGGCATATTTGAGCAACACAGTTTATAAACAATAGCGATCTGCTGAATTCTTATCTTTTTATGTCAGCAAAATCAGTAATGCAATACATTTGCACTGTTGCCCGGGAATactttttaggctgcttacacactagcgCGGTGGTCATTAATCTCTATGATAGGCCACACTACCTATGGTGCAAAGTGATGTGACGGAAGTGCTTTGATCA contains:
- the ODAM gene encoding odontogenic ameloblast-associated protein encodes the protein MKVFLILAHIFGPSLALPLVAQRLLSASNSNEVLLGLVNANIPQAGAINVLLPGMYKPQLQQKIAGLPQLPFGARTGLAAQLPNQVSLPNVGTQSVLLDPTAQNQQQPNQVMSYVVSYGIPQKQGQVPVFSMYPAQQQPAPTLPKQIGNHPPMEQTFGCLVPQMNGEIVMASGGLQLPTKSPDAITFDEGPTTAPNNMEYMEKKDTPYAMKSP